From the Drechmeria coniospora strain ARSEF 6962 chromosome 02, whole genome shotgun sequence genome, the window AGCACCACGACGCCTGCAGCGCGGCCGCAGAAATTGAGGGAATCAAGATCCGTacgatggccgaggcggagggcCATGCCCGGCTGTTGGCACCACGACGAATGGCTTCCATTTGGATGGCATTTGACGGCATGGAAGCACCACGACGCCGGAAGCGTAGCGGCAGGGATTGAGGGAACCAAGATCCGTACGATTGCCGAGGCAAAGGGCCATGCCCGGCTGTTGGCACCACGACGAATGATGGGCATACCCAACATGGCCGCAGGGATTGAGGGATCCAAGATCCGTACGAttgccgaggcggagggCCATGCCCGGCTGTTGGCACCACGACGAGTGACAAGGAATGCGAATGGCTTCCATTTGGATGGCATTTGACGGCATGGAAGCACCACGACGCCTGAGGCGTGGCCGCAGGGATAGGGAACCAAGATTGGCGATATCGGCGCCTCGCGTCGTCAAGCCACAGCTGGGTCCACTGATGGATGGCCGTTTAGCACATCGAGCTGCCCCTATAATAACGGCAGCCCTCCATGACGCAGTGGCATGTCGTCAATTGACCACAAGTTTGTCGTCGCCATGCGACAGTATAGCTACTGTACGATGCAGGGAAGACGATATATCAATCGCATATGCAGAGAACCCGCAGAACTGTACTATGGGCCGAGTAATGGTTGGGTAATTGACGACGTGATGGGCGTGCATTTCCTGCACCGCATGGAGGGGAAAACGAACTCAGCCACACTTAGTATCCTCGGTACTTGCAGCCCTCCgcgcagtacagtacttacagcaagtGCACATGCTTAGCCCACGAGTGGCTAGTGCCAGCATGGCTAATACTGTACACGAGTagcctcggccacgacgtcGCCTGCCTCTCTTGCAGGCTGTATTAAGCACTTCGGGAGGGACAAGTCGATGGACGGAGCGACATGATGGTGCAGTATTGTTGTTGGTGCGTACAATGCAATGTGCGGAGGGATGGTGCGAATAACTTCACGTCGAACCTCGCGCGCGATCACGTGCCTGCGTGTTGCAAACCATTAAATAAATCCATTGCGGTATCGGGgctgcgagtacatgcaagtacatgcccgCTGAGGTAATCTCGCAGGCCGGCGCGCTCATCCGGACCCTggaccaagtacttgcttgtactccgtagcgctCTACAGTACGCACTAGTATCGatactgtacgtgtaggGGCTACTGTAGACGGGGCTCGAAACTTTTTGTCCCGCCATTGCATCTCCGTAACCATTTTGAAAAATCATCACCGTCGAAACACCAATCTCCGTCTGCGTCCTTTGGTGCAAACGTCCTCTGCACAATGACCGACACGGCCcaggcggcgccgccgcatAATGTCTTCGACGTGAGTGCGGAAAGgtgcctgctcgtcgtccggTGCCCTCAGAGCTGACCGTTGCCGCTTCGTCTAgaccgtcctcgtcttggATATGGGATCCCAGACCAGTCATGTTCGTTCCACCTGCACACGATTGCCTCGACGCTCGCAGCCAAGCATTGACAGTGCCAAAGCTCATCCTCAGAAGGCTTCGGTCTCTCGGGGTGTACTCCGAGATGCTACCTTGCACCCAGGTGCTCAAGGAACTTGCTTGGAAGCCGGTCGGCATCATCCTCAGCGGCGGGCCGTCGAGCGTGAATTCCCCCGACGCCCCGACCGTGGATCCTGCCGTGTTCGAGCTTGGCGTCCCCGTGCTGTGCGTTCCACGCCGAGGCCACGACGGAAAAGGTCGCTGACTTGTTCTAGGGGCGTCTGCTTCGGCAACCAACTGATTGGTACCGTCACCCTTGCGTCTCTCCGCACCGTCGTTCGCTGATCGTCTTGTTCCAGCCTGGCGTTCGGATCGGACCAGTGTCGCACCCGGCCTGAAGCGCGAGTACGGTGAAACCTCAATGGCCATCCGAAGGATCGGTGGCCACGCCGATCGGCTCTTCGACGGACTGGGAGACACCTTGAACGGTTCGTCGACTCCCTTCGTGCGGATGTTCCccgtccgcctcgccctGGTGCCCGTCTGACATGCTCCGTCTGCAGTCGTCATGAGTCATTTCGACAAGGTCGTTCACCTGCCCGACGGCTTCGAGACCATCGCCACCACCGCCAACAGCGAGTTTGCCGGCATTGCCCACAAGTCCGAGCCCATCTTCGGTGCGTGCGTCCTCGACACGCCGGGCTGATTCTCGAGCTTGCTGACGGGTACGGCTCGTAGGTATCCAGTTCCACCCTGAGATCTCGCACACCGAACGGGGTACCGACATTCTCGCCAACTTCGCTCTCAAGATCTGCGGCGCCCGCGCCGACTGGAAAATGGACAACTTCTTGGAGGGCGAGAAGGCTCGCATTCGGAAGCTCGTTGGCGAAAGGGCCCAGGTCGTATGTGCTTCTGCTTTCCCCGGCGACAAAGGCCGGCGCGCTGACGAGTCCGCAGATCGGAGCCGtctccggcggcgtcgacagcACCGTGGCCGCGAAGCTGCTGAACGAAGTTATTGGAAAGCGATTCCACGCCATTCTCGTCGACACCGGTAAGATGACGTCGCTCAGGGACATGCCCACCAGCTTCGTGGTGATGTTCTAAATTGTGCCCAACAGGTCTGATGCGTCTGAACGAATGCGACCAAGTCAAGCAGACGCTGGAAAAGCGCCTAGGCATCGTCCTCACCGTCGTGGATGGATCCCAACTTTTCTTCGATCGCCTTCGAGGCGTCACGGAGCCTGAAGCCAAGCGGAAGATTATTGGCGAGACATGTGCGTCGATCCCCTCCAAGCTGGCCGGCTCGTCATATTGACTCGGGACAGTCATTGACCTCTTCGAGAATGAGGCACTCCGGTAAGCTCGCGCCTCGTCACTTGTTGAGCCGTGGCGAACTTGACTTAACCCTGCATCCAGCATCGAGGCAGAAGCAGAGCACACACCCCATGCTGGCAAGGTTGAATGGTTCCTTCAGGGGACGCTATATGGTGCGTTGTCCACCCTTCTCAGGCGGGTTCAGATTTGTTAACCCTTTCCAGCCGATATTGTGGAAAGCTTGAGCTTCAAGGGAGCCGCTAGTTCTACGATCAAGTGTACGTCTTTCCCCTGTGATTCATGGCTCGTTCCCCCTTTTCGGCGTGCCGGCGAGAAGGTGAAGCCGCCTGCCGAGGCTGAACCGTACCTCGAGAATGGCCAACCCTTTCAAAGCTGCCTCCCCGTGTTAGAGCCAATTCATCTCCCAACTTTCCCAGCCGAATGCCTCTGCGGTACTCCAAACTAAGATTCGAATAGCTCATCACAATGCGGGAGGGCTTCCTGCTCGTATGCAGAATGGCGTAAGTTGAACTAGGCGATATTTGGTGGTCAAAGAGGCTGACACATGACAATAGGAAGCACAGCTGAAGCTGCTTGAGCCGCTGCGAGAGCTGTTAGTTCCCCTCGGTCCTGTATTCGGGCTTCGGGAGTGAGGGTCACTGCTTGTTGCTGCCGCTAACAGCTCGGGTCCAACTAGGTTCAAGGACGAAGTTCGGGCGTTCGGTCGGCAATTGAACATCCACCAGGAGCTTATCGGTAGACACCCTTTTCCCGGGCCTGGCCTCGGTATCAGAATTATCGGCGAAGTTACTCGCGAGCGAGTCGAAATTGTGCGCCAGGCAGATGACATCTTTATTTCCATGATCCGCGAGGCCGGGATCTATGATGAGGTTCGACAGGACCAAACCTCACGACGCAGGAGATGTTTGCTGACGAGAGAGTTTAGGTCACCCAAGCCTATGCTGCGCTTGACTCGAGCAAAGGTAAGCCCTTCCTTCCGTGCCTACACTTGCGTGCTTGTGGCTACCCATTCCTAACGCTCGTGTCGCCCAGCCGTCGGTGTACAGGGAGATGCTCGGGTTTACGGCTACATCTGCATTCTGCGAGCCGTGACTAGCGTAGATATGATGAGTGCCGAGCCATACGAATTCACGTGGAGCTTCCTCCGGGCTGTCAGCAGGAGGATTGTCAACGAAGTAGACGGCA encodes:
- a CDS encoding putative GMP synthase translates to MTDTAQAAPPHNVFDTVLVLDMGSQTSHLILRRLRSLGVYSEMLPCTQVLKELAWKPVGIILSGGPSSVNSPDAPTVDPAVFELGVPVLGVCFGNQLIAWRSDRTSVAPGLKREYGETSMAIRRIGGHADRLFDGLGDTLNVVMSHFDKVVHLPDGFETIATTANSEFAGIAHKSEPIFGIQFHPEISHTERGTDILANFALKICGARADWKMDNFLEGEKARIRKLVGERAQVIGAVSGGVDSTVAAKLLNEVIGKRFHAILVDTGLMRLNECDQVKQTLEKRLGIVLTVVDGSQLFFDRLRGVTEPEAKRKIIGETFIDLFENEALRIEAEAEHTPHAGKVEWFLQGTLYADIVESLSFKGAASSTIKSHHNAGGLPARMQNGEAQLKLLEPLRELFKDEVRAFGRQLNIHQELIGRHPFPGPGLGIRIIGEVTRERVEIVRQADDIFISMIREAGIYDEVTQAYAALDSSKAVGVQGDARVYGYICILRAVTSVDMMSAEPYEFTWSFLRAVSRRIVNEVDGIARVVYDTTSKPPGEHPLYPHSLYALRCQQSQ